A genomic region of Microbacterium schleiferi contains the following coding sequences:
- a CDS encoding GNAT family N-acetyltransferase, with protein MLLTTDRLRLRPLEASDAPALHRALGDPVAMAAYEHGFSLEETHDWIARQQQRYLDDGFGLWAMVHADTGELIGDAGITTQPVGDETVIEVGYHLARAWWGQGYATEAARACTSWAFATQDTDLVYARIRDTNIASMNVAIRLGMTVRQRFMVHYRGIDMPHLAFAIGRDRWDTQDVRR; from the coding sequence ATGCTGCTGACCACCGATCGCCTGCGACTGCGTCCGCTCGAGGCATCCGACGCCCCCGCTCTGCACCGGGCGCTCGGCGACCCGGTAGCCATGGCCGCCTACGAACACGGCTTCTCTCTCGAGGAGACGCACGACTGGATCGCCCGGCAGCAGCAGCGCTACCTCGACGACGGATTCGGCCTGTGGGCGATGGTGCACGCAGATACCGGCGAGCTCATCGGGGATGCCGGGATCACCACCCAGCCCGTCGGCGACGAGACCGTGATCGAGGTCGGCTACCACCTCGCTCGAGCCTGGTGGGGACAGGGCTACGCCACCGAAGCTGCCCGCGCGTGCACCTCCTGGGCCTTCGCGACGCAGGACACCGACCTCGTCTATGCGCGGATCCGCGATACGAACATCGCATCGATGAACGTCGCCATTCGGCTCGGGATGACGGTGCGCCAGCGCTTCATGGTTCACTACCGCGGAATCGACATGCCCCACCTCGCCTTCGCGATCGGCCGCGACCGGTGGGATACCCAGGATGTGCGCCGGTAG
- the valS gene encoding valine--tRNA ligase, protein MAAIPDKPVLEGLEQKWDAAWTDAGTYRFDRSRAAEVGRDGVYSVDTPPPTASGSLHIGHVFSYTHTDVKVRFERMRGKTVFYPMGWDDNGLPTERRVQNYYGVRCDPSLPYDPEFTPPYEGGDNKSSKAADQRPISRRNFIELCEKLTVEDEKHFENLWRDLGLSVDWTQTYRTISDETMRTSQLAFLRNLERGEAYQALAPTLWDIDFRSAIAQAELEDRDQPAAYHRLAFHKSDGSGDIHIETTRPELLAACVALVAHPDDERYQPAFGTTVRTPLFDVEVPVLPHPLAQPDKGSGIAMICTFGDVTDIIWWRELDLPNRTIIGMDGRILAEAPEVITTDAARAAYAELAGKTVFSAKKRVVELLQESGELIGDPKPFTHPVKFFEKGDRPLEIVSTRQWYVRNGARDEALREKLLDLGRDVSWHPDFMRVRYENWVGGLTGDWLVSRQRFFGVPIPVWYGLDENGERDYEHVLVPTADALPVDPTTDVPPGYTEDQRGVPGGFDGERDIFDTWATSSLTPQLAGGWERDPELWNLVAPFDLRPQGQDIIRTWLFSTMLRSALEDGRAPWTDAAISGFIVDPDRKKMSKSKGNVVTPADILHQHGSDAVRYWAASSRLGTDAAFDPQNPTQIKIGRRLAIKILNAAKFVLSFPVPEGARITHALDASMLATLDGVVRDATAALDAYDHARALEITESFFWTFCDDYLELVKERAYDQTDVGQASAALALRTALSTQLRLLAPVVSFATEEAWSWFEDGSVHTAAWPEPLGIEGDPAVLTAVGEALIGIRRAKTEAKASQKTPVTSITIGAPAATVERLRTAEGDLKAVGRIAAIAYTDADSTTVAAIELGEV, encoded by the coding sequence ATGGCCGCTATTCCCGACAAGCCCGTCCTCGAAGGTCTCGAGCAGAAGTGGGATGCCGCGTGGACGGATGCCGGAACCTACCGGTTCGACCGCTCCCGCGCCGCCGAGGTCGGACGCGACGGGGTCTACTCCGTCGATACTCCCCCGCCGACGGCATCCGGGTCGCTGCACATCGGTCACGTGTTCAGCTACACCCACACCGACGTCAAGGTCCGGTTCGAACGGATGCGGGGCAAGACGGTGTTCTACCCGATGGGGTGGGATGACAACGGCCTACCGACCGAGCGTCGGGTCCAGAACTACTACGGCGTGCGTTGCGACCCGTCGCTTCCCTACGACCCGGAGTTCACTCCCCCGTACGAGGGCGGCGACAACAAGAGCAGCAAGGCCGCAGACCAGAGGCCCATCAGCCGCCGCAACTTCATCGAGCTGTGCGAGAAACTCACCGTCGAAGACGAGAAGCACTTCGAGAACCTCTGGCGTGACCTCGGACTGAGCGTCGACTGGACCCAGACCTACCGCACGATCTCGGACGAGACGATGCGCACGAGCCAGCTCGCGTTCCTGCGAAACCTCGAGCGCGGCGAGGCCTACCAGGCACTCGCACCCACGCTGTGGGACATCGATTTCCGTTCCGCGATCGCGCAGGCAGAGCTCGAGGACCGCGACCAGCCGGCCGCCTATCACCGTCTCGCCTTCCACAAGAGCGACGGCAGCGGCGACATCCACATCGAGACAACCCGCCCCGAGCTGCTCGCCGCGTGTGTCGCCCTGGTCGCCCACCCCGACGACGAGCGCTACCAGCCCGCGTTCGGCACGACAGTGCGCACTCCCCTGTTCGATGTCGAGGTCCCCGTTCTGCCCCACCCGCTCGCACAGCCCGACAAGGGCTCGGGTATCGCCATGATCTGTACGTTCGGCGACGTCACCGACATCATCTGGTGGCGCGAGCTCGACCTCCCCAACCGCACGATCATCGGGATGGACGGGCGCATCCTCGCGGAAGCCCCCGAGGTCATCACGACCGACGCCGCGCGCGCTGCCTACGCGGAGCTCGCCGGCAAGACGGTGTTCAGTGCGAAGAAGCGCGTCGTGGAACTGCTGCAGGAATCGGGCGAGCTCATCGGCGACCCGAAGCCCTTCACCCACCCCGTGAAGTTCTTCGAGAAGGGTGATCGGCCGCTCGAGATCGTCTCCACGCGCCAGTGGTACGTCCGCAACGGCGCCCGAGACGAGGCTTTGCGCGAGAAGCTCCTCGACCTCGGTCGCGACGTGTCGTGGCATCCCGACTTCATGCGCGTTCGCTACGAGAACTGGGTCGGTGGTCTCACCGGCGACTGGCTCGTCTCGCGCCAGCGGTTCTTCGGAGTGCCGATTCCCGTCTGGTACGGCCTCGACGAGAACGGTGAGCGCGACTACGAGCACGTACTCGTGCCGACGGCCGACGCGCTTCCTGTCGACCCGACCACCGACGTTCCCCCGGGTTATACCGAGGACCAGCGCGGGGTTCCGGGAGGCTTCGACGGTGAGCGCGACATCTTCGATACCTGGGCGACCTCGTCGCTCACACCGCAACTGGCCGGTGGATGGGAGCGCGATCCCGAACTGTGGAATCTCGTCGCCCCGTTCGACCTGCGCCCCCAGGGCCAGGACATCATCCGCACCTGGCTCTTTTCGACGATGCTGCGCAGCGCGCTCGAAGACGGTCGCGCGCCCTGGACGGATGCTGCGATTTCGGGGTTCATCGTCGACCCCGACCGCAAGAAGATGTCTAAGTCCAAGGGCAACGTCGTCACCCCGGCCGACATCCTGCACCAGCACGGGTCGGATGCCGTCCGGTACTGGGCAGCGTCGAGCAGGCTCGGCACGGATGCCGCATTCGACCCGCAGAACCCGACGCAGATCAAGATCGGCCGGCGTCTCGCGATCAAGATCCTGAACGCGGCGAAATTCGTCCTGTCGTTCCCGGTGCCCGAGGGTGCCCGGATCACGCACGCGCTTGACGCGTCGATGCTCGCGACGCTCGACGGCGTGGTGCGCGACGCGACGGCAGCACTGGATGCCTACGATCACGCTCGCGCGCTCGAGATCACCGAGTCGTTCTTCTGGACCTTCTGCGATGACTATCTCGAGCTGGTCAAGGAACGCGCATATGACCAGACCGACGTCGGGCAGGCATCCGCGGCGCTCGCGCTGCGCACCGCCCTGTCGACGCAGCTACGACTTCTCGCGCCCGTTGTCTCGTTCGCGACCGAGGAGGCATGGTCGTGGTTCGAGGACGGCTCGGTCCACACCGCCGCCTGGCCTGAGCCGCTGGGGATCGAGGGCGATCCGGCCGTGCTGACAGCCGTCGGTGAGGCTCTGATCGGCATCCGTCGCGCGAAGACCGAGGCGAAGGCGTCCCAGAAGACGCCTGTCACCTCGATCACGATCGGTGCGCCGGCTGCGACCGTGGAACGCCTCCGCACAGCAGAAGGCGACCTCAAGGCCGTGGGGCGCATCGCCGCGATTGCCTACACGGATGCCGACAGCACGACTGTCGCCGCCATCGAACTCGGAGAGGTGTGA
- a CDS encoding MFS transporter yields the protein MTVAPTRVRRQVPLGKDFGKLWTAAAFSNLADGVGRTAVPLIATTLTRDPVAIAAVGALAFVPWLFFGLPAGMIVDRLDRRRVMASANILRGGVAVALAALTATGHLQLWQLLVATVVFGIGETLFDNATNAVIPSLVDKAGLDRANSRIQAAQITIDSFVAQPIAGILFAVSLVLPLWVGSAGYLVPIALALMLPLSAAHALRSSASRPASAADGVATPGERIPASDSPRVSTKDAALYLWRHRYLRALVVFTSILGGAFAFAQAPTILYFLDTQGVAPAAIGFVTAGIGAGALLGSLVAPILVRRFGRGAVMLGANLVAGVCLALVGIAPEVISAILAYAGMAFAVSLWNVPWGALRQMIVPGDIFGRVLGIIRSLTWGLFPIATMLGGFVARYDLRLPYVIAAAVTIVAALAAARLLLAASTVTAPDQA from the coding sequence ATGACTGTCGCCCCGACCCGGGTGCGGCGTCAGGTTCCCCTCGGAAAAGACTTCGGGAAGCTCTGGACCGCGGCGGCGTTCAGCAACCTCGCCGACGGTGTGGGGCGCACCGCAGTTCCGCTCATTGCGACAACCCTCACGCGAGACCCGGTGGCGATTGCCGCGGTCGGCGCGCTCGCGTTCGTGCCCTGGCTGTTCTTCGGCCTGCCCGCCGGCATGATCGTCGACCGGTTGGATCGGCGCCGCGTGATGGCGTCGGCGAACATCCTGCGTGGTGGGGTCGCGGTGGCTCTTGCGGCGCTCACCGCGACAGGCCATCTGCAACTGTGGCAGCTTCTGGTCGCGACCGTCGTGTTCGGCATCGGCGAGACCCTCTTCGACAACGCGACCAACGCCGTCATCCCCTCGCTCGTCGACAAGGCCGGATTGGACCGCGCGAACAGTCGCATTCAGGCTGCGCAGATCACGATCGATAGCTTCGTCGCGCAGCCGATCGCCGGGATCCTGTTCGCGGTATCGCTTGTTCTCCCACTCTGGGTGGGATCGGCTGGCTACCTCGTCCCGATCGCCCTGGCGCTGATGCTGCCGCTGTCTGCCGCCCACGCTCTGCGAAGTTCTGCGAGCCGCCCGGCATCCGCAGCGGACGGCGTCGCGACGCCGGGCGAGCGGATCCCGGCATCCGACAGCCCGCGCGTGTCGACAAAGGATGCAGCACTGTACCTGTGGCGTCATCGCTACCTGCGCGCCCTCGTCGTGTTCACCTCGATTCTCGGGGGTGCGTTTGCATTCGCGCAGGCGCCGACGATTCTCTACTTCCTCGACACGCAGGGCGTGGCCCCGGCGGCGATCGGGTTCGTCACGGCGGGAATCGGGGCCGGAGCTCTCCTGGGCTCGCTCGTAGCGCCCATCCTCGTGCGGCGCTTCGGCCGCGGAGCTGTCATGCTCGGCGCGAACCTCGTGGCCGGGGTGTGCCTTGCCCTGGTCGGTATCGCCCCGGAGGTCATCAGCGCCATCCTCGCCTACGCGGGCATGGCCTTCGCGGTTTCGCTCTGGAACGTCCCCTGGGGTGCACTGCGCCAGATGATCGTCCCCGGTGACATCTTCGGTCGCGTCCTGGGCATCATCCGCAGTCTCACCTGGGGCCTGTTCCCGATCGCGACGATGCTCGGCGGCTTCGTCGCTCGGTATGACCTCCGACTGCCCTACGTCATTGCCGCAGCGGTCACGATCGTCGCCGCCCTGGCAGCTGCCCGGCTCCTGCTGGCAGCCAGCACGGTGACGGCACCTGACCAGGCGTAG
- a CDS encoding ArsR/SmtB family transcription factor, whose translation MDAQDRSPGDAPPRIGDAPPRIGDARELDVGALRALAHPLRVQIYDILSQFGPQTASSLAEQLGESSGATSYHLRALAKHDLIREVPDRGTARERWWERPTGAVSMTSPTAVKTPAGRAASQVVISEFYRRRNRQLEDFIADNLRKDPDEWTAMLSTATVRMTDTQFEQLVHDLEAVIDDYVARYREQEGDGVRPFTVRTDVFPLTDRRSS comes from the coding sequence ATGGACGCACAGGATCGCTCGCCCGGAGACGCTCCGCCGAGAATCGGAGACGCTCCACCGAGAATCGGAGACGCTCGCGAGCTCGATGTCGGCGCTCTGCGAGCTCTGGCTCACCCCCTGCGTGTGCAGATCTACGACATCCTGAGCCAGTTCGGCCCCCAGACGGCGAGTTCGCTGGCCGAGCAACTGGGTGAGTCATCGGGCGCGACCAGCTATCACCTCCGTGCGCTCGCGAAGCACGACCTGATTCGTGAGGTCCCCGATCGCGGAACCGCGCGCGAGCGCTGGTGGGAGAGGCCCACGGGCGCTGTTTCGATGACCAGTCCCACCGCGGTCAAGACCCCGGCGGGTCGTGCCGCCAGCCAGGTGGTCATCAGTGAGTTCTATCGCCGCCGCAACCGCCAGCTCGAGGACTTCATTGCCGACAACTTGCGCAAGGACCCGGATGAGTGGACCGCGATGCTCAGCACCGCGACCGTACGCATGACGGATACCCAGTTCGAGCAACTCGTGCACGACCTGGAGGCGGTGATCGACGACTACGTAGCCCGTTACCGCGAACAGGAAGGCGACGGCGTTCGCCCCTTCACGGTGCGCACCGACGTCTTCCCGTTGACAGACCGGAGATCGTCATGA
- a CDS encoding dihydrofolate reductase family protein, which produces MTRFIYDTATSFTGWIADAEHSLQWLFDVPGGTEPDPELLPPEDALIVEGSSTYEWMLRESDLVRHPEKWRELFGSRRTFVFTSRTLPVPEGADVTFVSGPVSGVLPDILEAAGESDVWIVGGGELAAQFFDAGALDEVAISIAPVALTSGAPVFPRRVESDRLRLVEARQVGQFARLRFLVTPA; this is translated from the coding sequence GTGACTCGCTTCATCTATGACACCGCCACGAGCTTCACCGGCTGGATCGCCGACGCCGAGCATTCCCTGCAGTGGCTCTTCGATGTGCCTGGCGGAACGGAACCGGATCCGGAGCTGCTTCCCCCGGAGGATGCGCTCATCGTGGAGGGCTCGTCGACGTACGAGTGGATGCTGCGCGAGTCCGACCTTGTCCGCCATCCGGAGAAGTGGCGGGAACTGTTCGGCTCCCGCCGAACATTCGTTTTCACATCACGCACGCTCCCGGTTCCGGAGGGCGCGGACGTGACCTTCGTATCGGGTCCCGTGTCGGGGGTGCTGCCCGACATCCTCGAGGCAGCGGGGGAGTCAGACGTCTGGATCGTGGGCGGGGGCGAGCTCGCCGCCCAGTTCTTCGACGCCGGAGCTCTCGACGAGGTCGCCATCTCGATCGCTCCGGTCGCGTTGACCAGCGGTGCTCCCGTGTTTCCGCGTCGCGTCGAGTCGGACCGACTTCGCCTCGTCGAGGCTCGCCAGGTTGGACAGTTCGCGCGGCTTCGGTTCCTCGTTACCCCCGCGTAG
- a CDS encoding response regulator, protein MTVRVVIADDHPVVRAGLRALLATEAELEVVADAGTPEDAVVMATEHSADVVLMDLQFGGTSTGVDATRAIRSLPRPPAVLVLTNYDTDADILAAVEAGARGYLLKDAPPEELLAAVRAAAAGESALAPTIAGRLLERIRAPRPTLTARELDVLSWAAEGLSNAAIAAELFVTEATVKTHLGHVYEKLGVSSRSAAVAAARAQGLVR, encoded by the coding sequence ATGACGGTGCGCGTCGTCATCGCCGACGACCATCCCGTGGTCCGCGCGGGTCTTCGGGCGCTTCTGGCGACAGAGGCCGAACTCGAGGTTGTCGCTGACGCAGGAACGCCGGAGGATGCCGTGGTCATGGCCACGGAGCATTCTGCTGACGTCGTCTTGATGGATCTCCAATTCGGCGGCACATCGACCGGCGTCGACGCGACACGCGCGATCCGCTCGCTGCCCAGACCGCCCGCCGTCCTTGTGCTCACCAACTACGACACGGATGCCGACATCCTCGCCGCCGTCGAAGCCGGTGCGCGTGGGTACTTGCTGAAGGATGCCCCGCCCGAGGAGCTTCTCGCTGCTGTACGCGCAGCGGCGGCGGGGGAAAGCGCCCTCGCTCCGACGATCGCGGGGAGGCTCCTCGAACGCATTCGTGCGCCGAGGCCGACGTTGACCGCACGGGAACTCGACGTCCTCTCGTGGGCTGCCGAGGGGTTGTCGAACGCGGCCATCGCCGCCGAGCTCTTCGTCACCGAGGCGACCGTCAAGACCCACCTGGGTCACGTCTACGAGAAGCTGGGGGTCTCGTCGCGGAGTGCTGCAGTGGCCGCGGCGCGAGCGCAGGGATTGGTGCGGTGA
- a CDS encoding sensor histidine kinase — protein MDDTAAMHAYAGAAMAVVHPPVNPIVVGLQVGLQALFAGLLVFTTVAGFLSAGASAIWILALCAVMAVTYLAVLLSHARPRGRVLILRYAFLTALTAEWAVLVWLTPFAAYLVFPLFFLYLDLLPDPWGPVAVVVATLVTIMVLGLHGEWTVGGVLGPLVGAGVAVLIGRAYRALRRESAEYERLYTELLATQQLLSSAERRAGAMAERERLARDIHDTVAQSLSSITLLLGAVERRQPDGPGAAEIRLARESAQASLVETRSLISGLTPPALADRSLAAALRRLAEETWNEGDLHVDVRASDSLALPMQIQTALFRVAQGALANVAQHSQARTVALELTETEAAVSLRISDDGVGFDATRVESLPGRSDSFGLRATRERAEQLGGKLTLVTAPGEGTSVLVTVPKELAR, from the coding sequence GTGGACGACACCGCCGCGATGCACGCGTACGCTGGAGCGGCTATGGCTGTCGTGCACCCGCCCGTCAACCCGATCGTGGTCGGACTCCAGGTCGGGCTTCAGGCGCTCTTTGCCGGGCTCCTCGTGTTCACAACAGTCGCGGGCTTCCTGAGCGCAGGAGCGTCGGCGATCTGGATTCTCGCGCTCTGCGCCGTCATGGCCGTGACCTACCTGGCTGTGCTGTTGAGTCACGCGCGTCCACGCGGGCGGGTGCTGATTCTCCGCTACGCGTTTCTCACTGCGTTGACCGCGGAATGGGCCGTGCTGGTATGGCTCACGCCCTTCGCGGCCTACCTGGTGTTCCCGCTCTTCTTCCTGTACCTCGACCTCCTTCCCGACCCATGGGGCCCGGTGGCCGTCGTGGTTGCGACCTTGGTGACGATCATGGTGCTCGGACTGCACGGAGAGTGGACGGTGGGGGGCGTTCTCGGTCCCTTGGTCGGAGCCGGAGTCGCCGTTCTGATCGGCCGCGCGTACCGCGCTCTGCGACGTGAGAGCGCCGAGTACGAGCGGCTCTATACCGAGCTGCTCGCCACCCAGCAGTTGCTCTCTTCCGCGGAGCGCCGTGCTGGAGCGATGGCTGAGCGAGAGCGGCTAGCCCGCGACATTCACGACACTGTCGCGCAGAGTCTGTCGAGCATCACGCTGCTGCTCGGGGCCGTCGAACGACGTCAGCCGGATGGCCCCGGTGCGGCAGAGATCCGTCTTGCCCGCGAGAGTGCGCAGGCAAGTCTCGTCGAGACGAGATCACTGATCTCGGGTCTGACGCCGCCTGCGCTGGCCGATCGCTCGCTCGCTGCTGCGTTGCGCAGACTCGCCGAAGAGACCTGGAACGAGGGGGACCTTCACGTGGATGTGCGGGCCTCCGACTCGCTCGCGCTGCCGATGCAGATTCAGACCGCGTTGTTCCGGGTTGCCCAGGGTGCCTTGGCCAACGTGGCGCAGCATTCCCAAGCCCGCACCGTTGCCCTCGAGCTCACGGAGACCGAGGCTGCCGTGTCCTTACGCATCAGCGATGATGGCGTCGGTTTCGACGCCACTCGCGTGGAGTCGCTGCCCGGGCGGTCCGACTCCTTCGGGTTGCGCGCGACACGCGAACGGGCCGAACAGCTCGGCGGGAAGCTGACTCTGGTGACCGCGCCGGGCGAGGGGACATCAGTGCTGGTGACGGTGCCGAAGGAACTCGCGCGATGA
- a CDS encoding ABC transporter permease — protein MFVAWRDLRFARGRFVLIGAVVALITILVGFLSGLTGGLAWQNVSGVVGLSADRVVLGPSSPGATPSYADSAITAQQEAQWQDAAGVTTVTPLGISQARAETADAREAVAVFGGALPAAPTADGQIVLSSGAARALSADPGDTVTIAGTDFAVTSITADDWYSHTPVVYTTLSDWQSLAAMLGTPGAFATALLVTGDVADAAGVDATATTVSSSVLASLTSLPAFRSEIGSLALIIALLFGISALVVGSFFAVWTMQRRGDVAILKALGATNRALVRDALGQAAVILAAGTVLGMAVVVAAALALGDALPFLLNPLTTVVPAVLLIVLGLVGAGFSLRTITTADPLTALGSNR, from the coding sequence ATGTTTGTCGCTTGGCGGGATCTCCGTTTTGCCCGAGGCCGCTTTGTCTTGATCGGAGCGGTCGTCGCCCTCATCACCATCCTCGTCGGTTTCCTCAGCGGACTGACCGGCGGGCTGGCGTGGCAAAACGTCTCGGGCGTCGTCGGACTCTCGGCCGATCGCGTTGTGCTGGGCCCCAGTTCGCCGGGGGCGACACCGTCGTACGCGGATTCGGCGATCACTGCGCAGCAAGAAGCGCAGTGGCAGGACGCCGCCGGAGTGACAACGGTCACACCGTTGGGCATCAGCCAGGCGCGCGCCGAGACGGCGGACGCTCGCGAAGCCGTCGCCGTCTTCGGCGGGGCTCTGCCCGCAGCGCCGACCGCTGACGGACAGATCGTGCTCTCCTCCGGCGCCGCGCGTGCGCTCAGTGCTGACCCCGGAGACACCGTCACGATCGCCGGCACCGATTTCGCGGTCACCTCGATCACCGCGGACGACTGGTACAGCCATACCCCCGTCGTCTACACGACGCTCTCGGACTGGCAGTCGCTGGCAGCGATGCTCGGGACGCCGGGAGCCTTCGCCACAGCGCTCCTCGTCACCGGGGACGTCGCAGACGCTGCCGGCGTGGATGCGACAGCGACGACCGTCTCCAGTTCGGTCCTCGCGTCGCTTACCAGCCTGCCCGCGTTCCGCTCCGAGATCGGATCGCTGGCGCTGATCATCGCGCTGCTGTTTGGAATCTCAGCTCTCGTTGTCGGATCGTTCTTTGCGGTCTGGACGATGCAGCGACGCGGCGACGTCGCGATCCTCAAAGCCCTGGGGGCCACCAATCGCGCACTCGTGCGCGATGCGCTCGGCCAAGCCGCCGTGATTCTCGCAGCTGGCACCGTTCTCGGCATGGCTGTCGTTGTCGCGGCCGCGCTGGCGCTCGGCGACGCGCTCCCCTTCCTTCTGAATCCCCTGACCACCGTGGTCCCTGCTGTGCTCTTGATCGTCCTCGGACTCGTCGGAGCGGGGTTCTCGCTGCGCACCATTACGACCGCCGACCCGCTGACAGCCCTGGGGAGCAACCGATGA
- a CDS encoding ABC transporter ATP-binding protein: protein MIELTNVTLTFPDGAGRVRAVDDVSLTVARGTVTGLTGPSGSGKSSLLAVTAALIKPDAGRAVIDGVDATSLNARGAATLRRERIGIVFQQANLVPSLTALEQLVVMDHLGGARRGESVIEKARALLDAVGMAEHAHKRPHQLSGGQRQRVNIARALVNDPAALVVDEPTSALDQERGKQIMDLIVQLTTQRQTATLLVTHDLSLAPAMHEIVHMRDGRLVHGADRVPA, encoded by the coding sequence ATGATCGAACTGACCAACGTCACACTGACCTTCCCCGACGGCGCCGGGCGAGTCCGGGCCGTGGACGATGTCAGCCTCACGGTTGCCCGCGGCACAGTGACCGGACTGACCGGCCCCTCCGGTTCGGGAAAGTCGAGCCTCCTGGCCGTCACGGCGGCGCTCATCAAGCCCGACGCTGGGAGGGCTGTCATCGACGGTGTCGATGCGACGTCGCTGAATGCGCGGGGCGCTGCGACGCTACGACGCGAGCGGATCGGTATCGTCTTCCAGCAGGCGAATCTGGTGCCGTCTCTCACCGCGCTGGAGCAACTCGTCGTGATGGACCATCTGGGCGGTGCGCGGCGCGGCGAGTCGGTTATCGAGAAGGCACGAGCGCTCCTGGACGCCGTCGGGATGGCAGAGCACGCGCATAAGCGCCCACACCAGCTCTCTGGCGGACAGCGTCAACGTGTGAACATCGCACGGGCACTCGTGAACGATCCTGCGGCGCTGGTCGTGGACGAGCCGACGAGCGCGCTCGATCAGGAGCGCGGAAAGCAGATCATGGATCTGATCGTGCAGCTGACGACGCAGCGCCAGACAGCGACGCTCCTGGTCACCCACGACCTGTCTCTCGCCCCGGCCATGCACGAAATCGTGCACATGCGG